Below is a genomic region from Rhinolophus sinicus isolate RSC01 linkage group LG11, ASM3656204v1, whole genome shotgun sequence.
ATGTGTCAGTGTAGCAACAGCAAGGAAGAGCATGGACTTAAAATTGACACAGATCTGCTTTCAATTCTGCCCCCACCAGTTCCTTCAGTTCTTGGAGCCTCTGTTTTGCCACATGTAAAATGACATGATGCCTGTAATATGTGAGCATAGGATTAGCACAAAGTAAATGATCACTACATGGGAATTGTCGCTGGGTTATTTGCGAGGCAAATGGTGTTTCAGATGTTTCGGTTAGAGCTGCAGGTCTGAGGCCAGACAGACCCTGTTCACGTTGCAGGTTTGCTGTCTATTAGTAGTGTGGCCTTTACAAAGGCCTTTGACCTCCCTGAGTCTCACTTCCCTCACCTACCTCTCCCCACCTTGCTCACTCAACTTTAGCCGCACTGGCTCCCTCACTGTTCCAGAACACACCAGGCCCACCCACCTCAAGCCCTCTGCACTGGCTGGTTCTTTTGCTTGGAATGCTCTCTCCCAGTATATCCAAATGGCTTCCACCCTCAACTCCTCTAGGTCTTTTCTCAAATACTTCTCAGGAAGGCCTCCCTTACCATTTCCTTTGCCTCCTCCCTACTTTATTTTTGACCAgagcacttatcaccatctgatATACCATATCTTGTTTGCTTATTTACTATATGTTTCCAAACACACCAGTGTGTAAACACTTTTAGGGGAGGGAATTTTGTCAGTTCTATTCACAGGTTTTGTGCTAGGTATATAGTAAGCATCGAGTAAAAttgttgagtgagtgagtgagtgaatgaatgaatgaatgagtgaatgaatgaataaacctGACATGGGAGAGGAGTGGATAAATAATGTTATATcaatacaatggactattattcagccttagaaaggaaggaaattcggACATATGCAACACCATGagtgaaccttgaggacattatgctaaatgaaaacagccattcacaaaaggacaaatgctgtatgattcttCTTCTATGAGGTTCCTGgtgtagtcagattcatagaaatggaaaatacaatggtagttgccaggggtatggagaggaggaatggggagttactgtttaatgagtacaacgtttcagttttgcaagatgagaaaaGTCTTGGAgacagatggtggtgatgactacacaacaatgtgaatatacttaatgccacttgAAAATGGTcagaatggtaaattttatgtatgtatattttattacaattagaAATAACTAAGTCAATAATTGGAAAAAGCCTGAAATGGGACTCATTATATCTACTCCATAGGCTTGGTGTAAAGCTTAAATAAGATGGTCCACGTGAGCATTCAATAAACACATGTTGTAATTATTCCTAATACAGATTTGTAAATTGTCACGACTCTGTGATTCTGGAGACAGCACAGCGTTGTGATGCAGGGCATTTCAAGTCTTGGCTTCCCTACCTACCAGCTGGtaccctctgtgcctcagtttcctcaactgtaaaacagagataacgGTACCTACCTCTTAAAGTTGTGTAAGGATTAAGTGActtaaatattgtaaaatatttacaacagtgcctggcacagagtaagcaatTAATAAAGGCCAGTTCTTTCGGTCGTTTGAAGCGTCCAGAATGTTCACATTCAACCTTAACTATTTACTCTTTAAAGCCCCTAAATCCATTTTTCCCCCAGATAACTGGGCTGTAAAATCAAAGAGCATTTAAACTAGAGACCATATAATTTATGGTCCACCCGGGGATTgttttgagagtgaaaagggaGCTCTTAATAATTAAACCAGGACAAAGGGCGTGAATCTGACTGTCTCTAGCCCGCTGTCCCCAACCTGACTGTCCCCACACAATTCGGGCTAACGGTCATCCTTGCTACAACTCACGCCTCCATAGAGGGCAGCAGAGAGCGAGCTTTTCGGTCGATATTGCAAAACGGGGTTGGTCCGTTCCATTGCACAAGCTCCCTTTGCATAACAGGCTCTACTCAAAGACTGAGAGTTATACAAAAGACGGGTGAAAGTGGAAGTGGTCAGGGTGGTGGAGGGCAGTGTGGAGCAGTGAGAACACCATGGTGCCCCGTGAAGGAGTTGGTCCAGACGCTTGTGGCTGCCCACCCAGAGGAGCACTCACAGGTGTGCTTCTGGTACTTTGGCCCAAAGCTCCCTGGTCTAGTTGGCTCTAGGAAACAGCGGGGTGGGGAGACATGGCCTCTGAGGTCAGCCGACCTGCTCTTGAATCCGAGCTCCATCACTCCCCAGCTGGCTGACTGAGTGACTTCTCTTTGAACCTCAGTatctccatctgcaaaatggccATATTAATAGTATCAATTCAGAGGAGTCAATGAAATAGTGACAATCACTTGACACATAATAAGCATGCAATACGtggttattattgttgttactcAGGGCTACCACTTGAGGCCATAAAGGTCGTGTCTTGTATAAGTGGGACTGAAATCTGAGAAGGACCATTTTTCTTTATACCGTGCATTCAACAGGCCACTTGCCTTGAGAAGGTGCCTTTTGTATTCTCAAAAGGTGCACCATGAGGGCTAGTGGCCACCCTGGTATTAGTTGCATCACTTGTGACCACAAAAGCAGATTTCAGCCCCTTGTGAGAATGTTCACCTATTTTACTCATAGATCATTTTGTGCTATTTCCATTGCTTTGCAGgttatagatttcttttttttccatattctaaattattttatattactttcaggtgtacagcatagtggttagacatttatatataatttatgaagtgatcccctgatgaGGCTAGTACCctcctggcactacacatagttattacaatattattgactgtgttccctgtgctgtactttacatccccatgattattttgtaactaccaatttgtacttcttactcccttcacccttttcacccatatcccccaaaccccctcccatctggtaaccatcagtttgtcctctgtatctatgagtctgtttctgtttcgtttgtttgtttactttgttctttagattccacatgtaagtcgtatttgtctttttctgtctgatttatttcacttagtaaataGTGTTTTGCTGCCTCAACTCCGTCTCAGTGTGCATGGTGAATGCGTATTCAACACCCAGATTCTGTGGCCACATAAAACATAGCCCCTTGCTGCTAGAGTAGGTGGCAAGGTTAAGAAATCTATCAcatgcttccatattttggctattgtaaataatgctgcaatgaacataggcgtgcatacatcttttcaaattaatgttttgtatttcttcagataaatacccaaatgTAGAGTTGCTacgtcataaggtagttctatttttattttttgaggaacctccatactgtttcccatagtgtctgcaccaatttgcaatcccaccaacagtgcacaagggttcccgtCAATAggcaattggataaagaagatatggtagaTACATGCAATGGAAAGTTAcatggccataaaaaagaatgaaatcttaccatttgagacaacatggatggaactagaggacACCGTTTATTAAGTGAGGCAATAAGTAAGATAgacagaataaagcaaagtaagacaAAGGGCAACAGTGAGTTCTCACCACCCGAAGAGTGTTTCCAAGGCGCTGGGGAACCGAGGCAGCGGCTTGGCTTCAGGTGTTTCCAGTGTGCATCCCCGTTGGAGAGTTCTGACTAGGGCTTCCCTGGGACACTAATTTTatagaggtttctttttttttttaagttggggaATGGGAataggacttttattggggaacagtctatacttccaggacttttttccaagtcaagttgttgtcctttcagtcttagttgtggagggcgcagctcagctccaggtccagttgccattgctagttgcagggggtgctgcccaccatcccttgcgggacttgaggaattgaactggcaatcttgtggttgagagcccactggcccatgtgggaatcgaaccgacagccttcggagttaggagcacggagctctaaccgcctgagccaccgggccggcctataGAGTTTTGTCCAATAGATTACCAGTcgggaaagaatgctaggccatagcGATTACAATCAGCAAGCATGGGGACAATGGATCTCAAGTTTCAGGGTAGTTATCTAGGGTAGAAGGCAGGGGGACATGTTCCGGCAGTTCTACAATGTACATGAGGTTACTATGGCCACAGGACAACCGACGTGATCCTATTCATGTGTTCCACCAGCGGGTCAGCTATTTTCTATTGTTCAGCCAGGGGGCCGGGCTAGCCTTCCCGAGTTTACTTCTGCTGACTGGGGAGTCAATGTCCAGGTGCTCCCCGGCCACCCGTACAGAGCATTCCCCTGACGCAACAAGTGGAAGGCATAAAGGGGCACCTAACTCacattatatttactttacaCCTATGGACACTTTTTCTGTCAAttcaaacaaataagcaaacattcAGCCATAAGGGCATTCAGGAATTTTCAGGCTGCAGAGAACTGAAGTAAGGGCACTCACAGGGCAAGACTCTCTCCTCCCTGGCACCACTCAGTTTTTCTATTTCAAGGGGATGAAAAAGTCCCCATTCCACATCACAGAAGCCCCATGTATGTGGGCACTGATTTGGGGAGATTTTACAGGTTCTTGGAGACTGATTTTTCTGTGATAAGTCAGGCCTGGAGAGAGTGTCTgagagaactcagaaatagatCAGGGCCGAGGTATATcccccaaaagaagtgaaagcaagacttgaagagatatctgcacacccatgttcataatagcattattcacaacagccaaaatatggaagcaactcaagtgtccatcaagagatgaatggaCACATGAAATGTGGTctctccatacaatggaatattattcagccttaaaaaggagggGAATTCTGACATGTGCTACAATATGAGTGagccctgaggacattatgctaaataaaataagccagtcataaaggacaaatattgtatgattctacatCTGTGAGGTACTTAgtgtagtcaaattcatggagacagaaagcagaacagtGGCGGGGTCTGGGGGAAGGAGAATGGGGAAtcattgtttaatggatacagattttcagatttgcaagatgaagGGTTTTAGAGATGGATGCTGGTGGTGATTGCACAAAAtgatgtgaatgtacttaatgccactgaactgtacacttacaaatggttaatatggtaaattttataccacagtttttaaaaaggaaggggaaaggaaaaaaagaaacagatccAGGTCCTCTGACCCTCCTTCAGACATGCCCATGAAATGATCAAACGGGAGGATTTTTCCCCAAGCCCCGGTGGCAGATGGTGGGACCTGTGGCTGTTGGTCCAGAGGGTGCTAGGTAAAAACTCCACCTGGGGTGGTGGCTGGTGTGCAGGTCGCAGTGGGAGAGAGGCACCCAGTTAAAGGAAAGCAGAAGCCAGAGTGGCACAGAGACGTACAGTTGAGAAACAGTGACAGGTAACTGTGATCAAAGGGTATCATCAAGTGCACAAATAAAAGGACCACAGTTCGGTGAAGCAAATTCTCACTGTCAGCCAGTTCTCCAGAGTTTACAAGCAAAGTTCATCCTCGACCAAGTGGTAAACTTAATCCTAAAGCAATGAACTCATTTGGTGAACAATCACCCCTTCTGCATTTGCAGCTATTTACTCTAAAGGAGGCATTCCTTGCACATTGGTCCAAGGCTCAGTAAAACAGGTTACAGTGAGAATGTCCTTCCATTTGATCCTTTTCTTACTACTTTAGCTGAGGGTCTGAGAGAGACTAAACATCCACACATCTTTGTGTCAAAGGAGGGTTTTAGAGAATTACTTTTGGTCCAAGGTACTCCTGCGAAAGCTGTGCCTTCGTTTCCTAGACTGATTCCTGTGCTAAAGGTGGCTCTCGTCCATTCAGGTGATGAAGCATTTGAAATAGAATTGGATGCTCTGGTACGGTTAAGTGTCATTGTTGGTCCTTCTCTAAACGACCATCTGAAACCTCTGCTTGCAAGTCTTTCCAAGAGACTAAGGGACAAGAAATTCAAAGAGCCAATCGCCAATGCATTATGAAAGCGAGAGCAGCATGGTGGAAGGGGAAGCCTTATCACCATCAAATCTAAAATCCCAACACATTGCTCCCTATGCTGTTGAAGAAGGGAGCCAACAAAAATCTTACTACCTGGTGAcaagtactaccatgtttccccgaaaataagacctagccggacaatcagctctaatgcgtcttttggagcaaaaattaatataagacctggtcttattttactataagacccggtcttctataatataattaatataatataattaatataatataatataatatcaggtcctatattaagttttgctccaaacgatgcattagagctgattgtccgactaggtcttattttcagggaaacaggatagtaAGACATAGTATCTGCTCTCAGACCCCAGGCCTCTTCCTGTAGGCATTGCCATCAGCCAGGGTGAGCCCTGGAGAATATAAGGAGGCTTCTtagccacaggaaactaacatATCTTATGACTTTCCATCTGGGGTCAATACAATTTGCATTAGTTTGCTCGGTCTGTCATAACAAAGTgctacaaactgggtggcttaaacaacaaaaatgcagcCTCACAGTGTTGGAGGCTAGAGgtccgagatcaaggtgtcagtaagATACGTTCCCTCCGAGGGCTGGGAGGGAGACTCACTTGCAGgcctctcctagcttctggtgatttGTTGTCAAGCTTTAGTGGCCGCTGGCTTGGAGAAGCGTCgtcctgatctctgccttcatcttcacatgacgTTTGTGTGCAcgtctatgtccaaatttcccccttttataaggacaccagtcatgttggactGGGGCCCACCCTAAAGACCTCATTTTAACCTGATTATCTCTGTAAAGAACCTATGTCCTAATAAGGTCATTGTTTGAAGCACTAGAGGTTAGGGTTTCAACTTATTAATTTTTGATGACACATGTAAAACCTATAACACAGTCATTCATACCACAATATTCTTCTGAGCCCCTACCATGTGCTAAACAATGAACTGGGTGCTGAAAACACCAAATAATTAGGCCCCTGCCCTATAGAAACTGGAATTCACACACCTTAAAATTTTTTGCCTCCTGCCCCTCACTCTTCACCTCCACTTccgaagacttttttttttattgttgtttgttttgtggtgCATTTCATCCATACTCCTGTTTAATGCTTAGAAAAGTCTGGGGAAATTTTTATAACTCCCTattgtatagatgaagaaactgaggaccagGGAGGACAGCCACTTGCCAAAACTTACACGTGGCAGAGCCAGCCTTCAAATCCAGGCACAGAGGACCCCAGGGTGTAGGTTTGAAACCTCTATACCAGGAATTCTTTAACTGGGGTCCAGGCACCCCTAGAATTCAGGGGCCCCATGAacttggatgggaaaaaaaattgcatCTCTTTTTACTATCCTCTATCTGAAACTTAGCCTTTCCATCAGTTATGAAGGCAGATCACAGTGACAGTGGTTTCGGCAGTGGTAATCAGCTTCGTCACCAATGGAAACCACAGATAATTTCATAGCATGTTATAGCTGTAGCTCTCGAAATAGCATCTAGACTCACCATCACTCTATACAACCACatcactatctagttccagaattttttcatcagcCCAAAGGAAAACCCTTTGtgcattaagcagtcactccccattctctcctgccccagcccttggcaaccacccaTCTACTTTCTGCATCTCTGGTTTTgcttattctagatatttcatattaatggaatcatatacaatatgtgaccttttatgtctggcttctttcatgagTTTAATTTTACAGAGTTGAAAATGTTATTCTGAGCAGGGGCCCAAGGCACCATAGTGCATTGTAACATGTAAATGGGCAAAAGAGGAAGCAGCAAACCTCTCATTGCATGAACTGGCTCTTAGCagaaaaatcaatgtttattgggcacttattatgtgccagggtCTAAGCGCTTCACATACATTAATTGACTGAAATCGCACAGCATCCCTGGGGATGGGGAGTGAGCATaattattcccattatacagatgagaaagagAGGCTGAATAATACGCCAGCCATCATACAGACAGTGCTGGGTCTGGAACTTGTACCTAGGTCCTTTGGCTCCAGCCGCTGGGTACTTAACCACTGTGCTGGAACTTGGATGTGAGGTGACCCAGAGCCTCTTGGAAATGGCTGTGTCTACACCCTCCAAAGGCAGCTGCCTGCTCTACCAGAGACTTTCACACTGCCTCCTAGCCACCCAGCACGACCACGACCATGGGGCTGTGCCCAGGTGCACCGTGTACAAGGGCCCATACTGGGCCCTCAGCGGTAGCAAGAGGGCCAGTGGCCTTGAACCCTGAGGGCCTGCCactcagtctgtctgtctgtctgtctgtctctcactaGGAAGTCATCTCTGCGTTTCCACTGTGCTTCTCTCTGCTCCCGTCTCTCTGGGCATCTctatctgtttctgtttctttgtgtctgATCCTGAGCAtctctgtcttcatttctccCAGTCTGGTCCTCTTTCCCTCTCGTTGCTTCTTTCAGGGGCCCTCTCTGTGGGCCTCTGCCTCATGGTCTCCCTACCTCTGTGTTTCTGTCCCCTTTGATCTCTTGGTCTCAGAGTGTGTGTTTCTATGTCTCTGTGACTCTCTGTTCCTGTCTCTGGTTTCTCTGCTCACTCTCTTGTCTTCTTATTCCCTTTCTCATTGAATCGGTActcttgtttccatttcttttttctaatatctctctctctctctctctctctctctctctttcgctcCCCTGTCTCTCTCTATGATTTTCAGTGTCTGTCGTTGTGCCTCTTTCAATCTCCCTCTCTCCgactctctttgtctctgtctcttgcTGTTTCCTTGGCTCTGGGTTTCTCCATGTTTCTGCCTCTGagtatttctgatgagaaaatcCTTCCATATTCTCACCTCTCTCCCCGCCTGTCCCTGCCCATCCCTACCACTCTCTGCATCCAGGGAGAAAGCAGGGGCTGCAGAGGGAGCCCGCACGCTTACCCTGAGCAGAGCCTGGAGGAAGGGTGCTCCCCTCAGCTGTAGGAGGTTTCCCAGCCTCGGGAGGGACGGTGGGCTgtcacgtccagcgcaacacgggcagtgagggtgcgataaggggcggtttgggttaagttttttagaaagaaacagagacttaatgcagttaaatctctccgaaggccaggggtctctcagtctcagaggactggagcccagaatatggctgactgggggtttttattgaataggtatgcaaaaacaagagaaagcaacattgtttcatacacggtctctgaaactcacacatcataacagaaaaatatttatctcaatcaccctttgtcagtcaacagctgaagcacaagttCCCACAATGTCCTAATCAAGGTATGTACTTTCTCAGGGTCagaagggtcaagtctcttattttgtaacagttccgttgagctaagtggagagaactgatctttattgtttttgtaacttctctcacaaacaggtgccagggaaaagccagagccagcaacagcttttcccaggcagagggaagaggaggcaagGCACCCtccccatatttttctaaggcagctcattgggggtccccacttggttccgcctggcttaggttgtatctcccgtgagatatcttatgtctttggctgcaaaccatcttttggggaccagacagagagacataaggtgtaaacataaggatggaacaaagacccagaaaggcacagtctcacagactcttctttccttaaggaaagacacggggggggacagttggctaggctgttgtgtgactacagtGGGCCTGGGGGCAAGGCCAGCATGGGTGGCCTGAACAAGATCTCAAGGCTGAGGCCCacaaggaggagaaggaggagaaaaaacaaagagcCAATGGCAGGGCCATGGGGCCTGGGTGCTGAGAACCTGGTCCAGGCcaggagaagcaggaagaggaagtAATCTATGCAGGCTCCCAGAGACTGGGGAGGAGCAGGGAAGGGCCTGGCCAGGTTTAGCTTTGATTCCTCATGCTGCTTTTCTCTTAAACTCTCAGCCAGGCTCTAGTGGCTCCTAACTGTCCCCTCAGCCCATTTCCTGCTCCCTCAGTCCCTACTAGCTCCCTCCCCCCCTCACTACCCCCTCAACCCCTCACtagccccccagcccccactacCCCCTCCAGCATCCCACTAGCTCCCTCACCCCCTCACTACCCCCCTCAGCATCCCACTagctccctcacccctcactAGTCCCTCAGCATCCCACTAGCTTCCTCACCCCTCATTACACCCCTCAGCATCCCACTAGCTCCCTCACCCACTCACTACCCCCACAGCCCCTCACtagcccccagcccccactacCCCCTCAGCATCCCACTagctccctcacccctcactACCCCCACAGCCCCTCACtagccccccagcccccactacCCCCTCAGCATCCCACTagctccctcacccctcactAGCCCCCTCAGCATCCCACTAGCTCCCCAGCCCCCACTACCCCCATCAGCATCCCACTAGCTCCCTCAACCCCTCACTAGCCCCTCAGCATCCCACTAGCTCCCTCATCCCCTCACTACTCCCTCAGCATCCCACTAGCGCCTCACCCCTCACTAGCCCCTCAGCATCCCACTagctccctcacccctcactACCCCGCAGCCCCTCACTAGCCCCCAGCCCCACTACCCCCATCAGCATCCCACTagctccctcacccctcactAGCCCCTCAGCATCCCACTagctccctcacccctcactACCCCCTCAGCATCCCACTAGCTCCCTCACCCCCTCATTACACCCCTCAGCATCCCACTAGCTCCCCAGCCCCACTACCCCATCAGCATCCCACTagctccctcacccctcactAGCCCCCTCAGCCCCCACTAGCTCCCTCAGACCCTCACTAGCTTGCTCAGCCACTCACTCGCCTCCTCAGTACCTCACTACCCCCCTCAGCCTCTCACTGCCCCCTCAGCATCCCACTAGCTCCCTCAGCATCctcttttgtccttttctgtctctcagtGTGTTTTCATTACTCCATATATTCTTCAGTCTCTGGGCTTCAGTGCTGCTCTGGCATCTCACATCCCCTCTTCGCCATGCTTGCCTCTTTGCCTCTCCATGTGATATCATGGCCTCAGATATCACAATTTCCATCTTTGTGCCTCCCaccctaataataataattgccaCACCCAGTGTAATGATCAAAGTACACGTTGGCACTAACAATCAAAATGGAAGCTTGAGGAAAAACAACGAGGAAGGACAAACCAGGGCATGCTGTCTGAATATTACCTTGTCACCATGTGAATTACCACATTTACgagtatctccattttattgtCATCTGTCTTTCCCACTCGAATGGTTGCTCTGTGAGAGCCTGGGTATTTccctgtcttgttcactgctgcatccccAGTGCCTACAATAGGGCTTGGCATAGAGTGGgtgaaaacaaatgtttgttgagtgaatgaatgaatgaacgaatgaatgaatgtttgctTGCTATGTCCCTCACTGTCTCACCATCACCCTCACAGAAAGAAGTGGAAAGCCAGGCCCAGGGTACAACAGGTCCATGTGGACACAATCGTTCACATATTCTGCAAATTGGGACTGAGCCTGCTGGAGACTCAGGGCGATGATGGAGACAGACACCAGCCCAGTGGACATCAGTCAACCTGGGCCCAGTCTTTGCACTTCTGGAGCTCAGAGCCTATAAGGGGAAACAGAGACACTGAGACAGGGAGAGATAGCAAGAGATAGAgagacacatagatacagagaggaCGGGAGAAATGTCCTGCACTGTAAACACAGAGCCAGAGGCAGTGAGAGAACTGCCCGTTGCTGGTGAGAGCAGTCAGAGATCCAGAGGCTCAAATGTCCCCCTGCCAGGTCtcagtctctctgtctttctccaccCGACCCCCTCCACCTCTAAGTTTAACCAGTTCTGTGTCTCTCCCCACTCCTATTTCTCCCATCTGTGGCTGTTACAGAAAGGAGGGTGAAGGAAGGGGGACTAGATTGATAACCACTGAGCACCCAGAGGCCCTACAAACACAAGGACGGGGAGATGCACAAATACACAAGCCCACACAGACTCCCACCTGGAcacacaccaccatcaccaccatgcaAATGCAAACATCTCTTCACATAGGAATCAGTATAAATCCATATAAGCctacacacatgcaaaaatacatacataagcaCATG
It encodes:
- the LOC109458003 gene encoding LOW QUALITY PROTEIN: PACRG-like protein (The sequence of the model RefSeq protein was modified relative to this genomic sequence to represent the inferred CDS: inserted 1 base in 1 codon; substituted 1 base at 1 genomic stop codon), with the protein product MGTMDLKFQGNCDQRVSSSAQIXRTTVRXSKFSLSASSPEFTSKVHPRPSGKLNPKAMNSFAEGLRETKHPHIFVSKEGFRELLLVQGTPAKAVPSFPRLIPVLKVALVHSGDEAFEIELDALVRLSVIVGPSLNDHLKPLLAKQHGGRGSLITIKSKIPTHCSLCC